The Pontibacter sp. SGAir0037 DNA segment CGTGGCGAGGCTACAGCCCCAAAGCAGGGAAGCCTTGCACAGGCAGCAACACTTACTACCATCCTGCCTGACGGAACACAGCAAACAACCCCTCTGCAGCAGAAGCCCGACTCAGCTGAAAGCATTCAGATAAGACCTGCTGTATCGTTTCCTGTTTCTAAAAGGGAGTTTATTGTATTAGGAAGCAACTCCGGAAGCTACAGGTTCGGCAGGTTAAAGTTCTGACAGGGTGTAAACGACAAACGCCACAGACATTTTATCTGTGGCGTTTGTTTATTTTTTTGCAGCGCGCGAATCAGCGCTTATATTTTTCTTTGAATATACCGATGATATTTACCAGGTGGCTTCTGTCGTCGTAGGCAACATAGAACTTCCAGAGTGCCTCCACTATAATCATAAGCGCTTCTGTCTCCAGCTTTGGCTCGGCATAGCCAAGCTTTTCAAAAGCTTCTGTTAGTTTATAATTTACAGACTTCATATACCGTGCATGATGCCGCTGTGCAATGGTATCATTCACAAGCCTGTACTGCATACGCCAGAAGTTCTTTTCCTCATCAACCAATCTTAATGGCAGCTCCAGTACATCCTGAATAAGATAAGCGGGATCATGATCTGTAAGAAGGCCTCTGCTTTTATCTGCAATTCTTCTATAGCCTGCTTTTACAAGTGCTTCCAGCAAGTTCTCTTTGTTAATGAAATGCCTGAAGATCAACCCCTCCGACACACCAGCTTCTTTGGCAATTAAACTTGTAGGCGTTGCATCATATCCCTTTTCAGCAAAGAGTTCTAAAGCAGTATCCAGGATAATCTCTTTCTTGGTTTTGACCATTGTTTAAGTATATACTTTAAAAACCAAATATCAAATTCTGATTTCTTGCAGACAGCTATCAACACTAAAAATCATCACTGCAAGAGTTGTACGCAAAA contains these protein-coding regions:
- a CDS encoding TetR/AcrR family transcriptional regulator, whose product is MVKTKKEIILDTALELFAEKGYDATPTSLIAKEAGVSEGLIFRHFINKENLLEALVKAGYRRIADKSRGLLTDHDPAYLIQDVLELPLRLVDEEKNFWRMQYRLVNDTIAQRHHARYMKSVNYKLTEAFEKLGYAEPKLETEALMIIVEALWKFYVAYDDRSHLVNIIGIFKEKYKR